From a single Porites lutea chromosome 10, jaPorLute2.1, whole genome shotgun sequence genomic region:
- the LOC140950061 gene encoding stress-associated endoplasmic reticulum protein 2-like, which translates to MPAKQRMRVANEKHSQNVLTRGNVPKSLKPQEEKYPVGPILLGLFIFVVCGSAIFQIIQSIRMG; encoded by the exons ATGCCAGCCAAACAGAGAATGCGTGTTGCTAACGAGAAACATAGCCAGAACGTTTTGACAAGAGGAAATGTTCCTAAATCATTG aaaccACAAGAGGAAAAGTATCCAGTTGGACCTATTCTTCTTGGATTATTTATTTTCGTCGTGTGTGGATCAG CGATATTTCAGATCATTCAGAGCATAAGGATGGGATAG